DNA sequence from the bacterium genome:
AAAATTTTGCATATCGCGATACGTTCTACCCCTCCCTAACCCTCCCCTTACAAAGGGGAGGGAAAGAGAGAATGCGTAAATACCTTCCCCTTCTCATTATCCCCCCGCTCGTCGTCGCCCTCGATCAGGCGACCAAGGGTTGGATTCTGCAAAACATCCCCCACCAAGGCACCCAGCCGGTCTGGCCGGGCTATTTCGACCTGGTTCATTTTCGGAATCCGGGGGTGGCCTTCAGCATGCTCGACGGGCTGGTGGGCCAAGGCCATCAGTGGTTCTTTTTTCTCGTCACCGCGGTGGCCATCGCCGCCCTGCTCTGGCTCTACGCCAAGAGCCCGGCCTCGGAGCGGGCGACCCAGATCCCCCTGGCCTTGATCATGGGCGGCGCCTTGGGCAACGTCATCGACCGCTTCGTCCACGGCGAAGTCATCGACTTCCTTTATTTCCATTGGCAGCACCGGGTCGCCGATTTCGAGCTTTTCGGCCGCCATTTTCGTTTCCTGCTGGCCTGGCCGGCCTTCAACGTCGCCGACAGCGCCATCACCTGCGGGGCGATCTTTCTGGCGGTAAAAGTGCTTTTCCTCGACTCCAAAGTGAAGGATAAGCGTTAAGGAACCATTATAAGGCCATGCGACCCTTCCTTTATTACAGCCCCGATTTCGCGGTCCCCAGCTTCGCCTTCATGCTGATGGTGGCCTCGCTTCTCGCCACAACCGTCATCTATAAGCTCGCGCCGCGCCGCGGCTTATCCCAGGTGGTGGCCTTGGATTTAGGAATCATCGCGACGATCGGAGCGGTGGTGGGAATGCGGGTCTTCCACATTTTCGTCGAGGGGCCTTACTACGCCTCGCCGGGCTATTCGAATTACTATTGGGAGCACCCGACTCACATGTGGCAGATCTGGCGCGGCGGTTTCGTCAGCTACGGCGCCTTCATCGGGATCGGCATCGGCACGATCACCTACCTCAAGTGGCGAAAGCTCGATACCCTGGTCTACCTCGACTTCTTGGCGCTTTTCGCCTTTCCGATCGTCGATTTCTTCACCCGGCTCGGCTGCCTCCTGGCCGGCTGCTGCTACGGCAAGCCCAGCCCCCACCGCCACGCCGAATGGCTCCTCTACATCGTCTTCAACAACCGTCAAGGCGATGCCGGCTATAAATTTCCCGGCGT
Encoded proteins:
- the lspA gene encoding signal peptidase II, whose product is MRKYLPLLIIPPLVVALDQATKGWILQNIPHQGTQPVWPGYFDLVHFRNPGVAFSMLDGLVGQGHQWFFFLVTAVAIAALLWLYAKSPASERATQIPLALIMGGALGNVIDRFVHGEVIDFLYFHWQHRVADFELFGRHFRFLLAWPAFNVADSAITCGAIFLAVKVLFLDSKVKDKR
- a CDS encoding prolipoprotein diacylglyceryl transferase, which codes for MRPFLYYSPDFAVPSFAFMLMVASLLATTVIYKLAPRRGLSQVVALDLGIIATIGAVVGMRVFHIFVEGPYYASPGYSNYYWEHPTHMWQIWRGGFVSYGAFIGIGIGTITYLKWRKLDTLVYLDFLALFAFPIVDFFTRLGCLLAGCCYGKPSPHRHAEWLLYIVFNNRQGDAGYKFPGVPLWPTQIWSMIAAIVMFLICYWIDRHKKFKGQVVLSYLMLYAVIRTVIELFRGDSDRGVYFNNTISTAQIMSFLFFSGCLAIYVYLWKRKPLAAPTVPEAPAP